The following proteins come from a genomic window of Astatotilapia calliptera chromosome 11, fAstCal1.2, whole genome shotgun sequence:
- the LOC113032824 gene encoding C-C chemokine receptor type 2-like has protein sequence MSEENTTSYYYSENNTGFTPTYMGDVKDFNKVFLTTLYSLVFIMGFIGNGLVVCVLVKHRNQCNLTDICLFNLALSDLLFVFMLPFYSHYVRVGQWTFGDFMCRLISGSHHIGFFSSIFFMVVMTLDRYMIIVHAHRVARYRTKRASIILTVLVWMLSLFVSLPDFIFRKAKEQESQGVECDYPEESKVWERYSLFTTNVLGLVIPVLVMVGCYSRIIPTLMSMRTAKRHRIVKLIICIVVVFFLLWAPYNISLFLKFLLEKEIILNDKVLDENIRLSITVTEALAYTHCCLNPIIYAFVGEKFMRRALQLLKKLVPGYSRDLTDSSFRRSSVMSRGSEITSSFKL, from the exons ATGTCAG aAGAAAACACCACATCCTATTATTACTCTGAGAACAACACAGGCTTTACTCCTACCTACATGGGTGATGTAAAGGACTTTAACAAAGTGTTTCTCACCACTCTCTACAGTTTGGTTTTCATCATGGGATTCATAG GTAACGGACTAGTGGTGTGTGTCCTGGTGAAGCATCGCAATCAGTGCAACCTGACAGACATCTGCCTCTTCAACCTGGCTCTCTCTGACCTCCTCTTCGTCTTCATGCTGCCATTCTACTCTCACTATGTCAGGGTTGGCCAGTGGACTTTTGGAGACTTCATGTGCCGTTTGATCTCCGGGTCTCACCACATTGGCTTCTTCAGCAGCATCTTCTTCATGGTTGTCATGACGCTGGACCGCTACATGATCATCGTGCACGCTCACAGGGTTGCACGTTATCGCACAAAGAGGGCTTCCATCATTCTGACCGTGCTCGTTTGGATGCTGAGCttgtttgtctctctgccgGATTTTATCTTCAGAAAGGCAAAAGAACAGGAATCCCAAGGAGTGGAGTGTGACTATCCCGAGGAGAGCAAAGTCTGGGAGCGTTACAGCCTGTTCACCACAAATGTGCTGGGTCTCGTGATTCCCGTGCTGGTGATGGTAGGTTGCTACTCCAGAATCATCCCCACACTGATGAGCATGAGGACAGCAAAGAGGCACCGCATCGTCAAGCTGATCATCTGTATAGTGGTTGTATTTTTCTTACTCTGGGCTCCGTATAACATTTCCCTTTTCCTGAAGTTCCtcctggaaaaagaaataatcctCAATGATAAAGTCTTGGATGAAAATATAAGGCTGTCTATAACAGTGACCGAAGCCTTAGCTTACACTCACTGCTGTCTGAATCCCATCATTTATGCTTTTGTGGGAGAGAAGTTTATGAGACGAGCCTTGCAGCTGCTGAAAAAGTTGGTGCCTGGTTACAGCAGAGATCTGACAGACAGCTCATTCAGGAGGAGCTCAGTTATGTCCAGGGGCTCTGAAATCACCTCCTCTTTTAAACTGTAG